A window of Benincasa hispida cultivar B227 chromosome 9, ASM972705v1, whole genome shotgun sequence genomic DNA:
TTTGTAAAGAGAATGCTATCAAATATGTGACATGAAGCCAATAAAAAGTATGCGTATTTTGTAAAGAGAATACCGTCAAGTATGTACTGCATGagaatatatgatatcaaactttATTGAACGTAAAAATTAAGCTTGCCACCTTTTAGAAGAGTTATTTAAGAcaatttgaagactttctacatTTTTAGTTTTCCATTTTGACTAATTAATTGGTATGCAATTATGTTCTAATTGGTCCACGCACAATCTTTTGACCTATAAAATGACTAATAATTCTCTTCAAAACTCATATTATGAATCTTAAAAAGCTTATGCTTAATCAACTCATTTGGTATTGTCTTTTCTTTCAAACCTTGCTTTACATTTGATGTctaaatcaattcattggattaATTTTGATCAAGCTAATTATGGAGTGAATTGTTTTAGGATCTAAGAGTACCATCATAAACTCTAAGTTGACATCTAACTAATATTGCATGCGCTTATCACTCTTAAGAACCACAGAATGATACTCCAGTAAGCCAAGGAAAGTGAGAGAAAAACGCGATAAATGCTTGAAGTTATGCATATTTATCAACAAAAACAGATCGAGTCCAGTATACTCATTAAGCACAAGAGGTTTTAAAACAAACCCCGAACCCAACCCCGTCTCCCACACCCACACCGCaagggttttttttaaaaataaaaattttaaaaataaaaaaggaaacaatGACAAGACAAAAAGAACTACGTCTATTATCTATTTATTGAGTTAAGACATTAATTATGCCACAATAGATCAAGATAATTTCCATTCCCACCATGTAGTTTGCCTTTTCTCATAATTTTCAAACGTAGCCAGAACGATCATAGTGCCTTGCAGAACCATCATCAGTCAATAGTATGCTTTCCGAGGGTTATTCTACGAAAACCAAAAAATATGGCATCAAAACTACTTGATTAACATAGGCATTCAAGTAAGCAACTTCAAACTAAAATGGGTGTGATAAACAAATACCAGTGGATTTGGTCTGTAACGATAACCAAGCATCATGCGCTTCTTGTACTGCTCGTATATATCGTCTTCGGGAGTCACCTCACCAGGTTGATGGGCTCCAACACCCAAGTTATTCGTCTTTACATCACCTGCCATTATAGGATCGGCAATACCACTCTTGGAGCTTCCCAGACCCTCACCTGCGATTCTCTTGCGGGTATTAGAAGGTTTCCTCCAATTACCAAATGAATTTTCAAAGGAACGGGAATCATAATCTGAACTTTTGGTTCAATGTAAGCTCCAGGAAAAGTAGTGACTTGTCAAAACCTTTCGCAAGATGAACTTAAAGATAGATCTAATTAAGAATTCTAGAGCCTGGCATTGTTAAGTCCAATGGTCCATCTACTGACCCATGTGAAATGTGACCTGTGGTGTGTCAGCAAAAAGATggggggagagagagagagggagagagaaccTTCTTTCCATCCCATTTTAGATAGGAGTCTGTGCCCAACATTATCAGCCTGAATTTTAGCCTTATCAGCGGCTTCTCTAGAATATTTCCGGGCAGATGCATCATTGCATGTAGCTAAGAACTTTTCAAGCTCCTCGTGGGGAATGAAGTCACCCATGTGATGCCCCCTTTTCCCTAAAGCTGAAGCTGCATAGCACCCCCAAAATAGAAAAGGAAGTTAAAGCAATAACACTACTAATGCCAAAAGCTACATAAATAATGGTCAACCAGGTACACCACAGCAGGTCATACCTTGAAGAGACGCAGGAGGTGGCATTTCATCTTTCGACTGTTTAGGTTGTCTCATCCTCTCTTCGCGAGCAGCTTTCTTCATGTAGAATTCCATCATTGCAATTGGATCTCCACTTGGTGGTGGCCTAACTTCACCTTAAAACGTGAAAACCACACATCAAGTACAATGTCAATTCATTGAACATAGTGAGCACTAAACAGCCTCCCGATGAATTTCTCAGACAATTTCGGACATAAGATGCCCATTTTACCTACTCTCTCTCATCCCCCACAACAAAAGGAAGGGGAAGAGCAGCACCTTACTTTGAATATTACAAGACGAAAGAAAGTCACGGTGTCAAATAGTTACCTGTTCTTTCAGGCCATGGCGTAGCATTAGATGAACCTACAGAAGTCCTTGAATCCTCAGATGGTTCATACAAAGCAGAGGCAGGGGTTTGATAATTTGATGAGGAAGACTGCTGGAGAGATTTCTGGAAACCAGTCCTTGGCTTAGAAGTTAGCACGCTCCCACCATCTACAGATAGAAAGAGCAAAATGTATGTGAAAAACAATTACTCCCAATGAGATCAAGTTATTCAGGAAAAACCCCACAAGAAAAATAAGATGAGAAGTCTTATCCAAGAATAAAATTccccaatttgaacatttaaaattcgTCCAGTTTAAGAGTACGCAACAAAAACTAACACCAGAATGCGACACAAATTTCATTAATGACACCAATTCTTGTTTTCAAAGGATAATATGAGAATCAAGAGAGAAGCCCAAACCATTGGATGATTTGAGTTCGATAGTCTGTGAAAGAGCTTTTTCTTCTTGAGCTAGCTGATATTCATAGTATTTGTAATCTGCAGAACTCTCATCAAACAGAAATCTGCAAagattaattaatagatattttgttaaaaattcatttttggaAAGCTAAGCATCGAATAACCAATGAAGCCATAGATACAAGAAAGCAGTAGCAGAAACGGAATTGTTAAGAAAAAACAATGCATGGAAACTTTTAAAGCACAACAAGAACGTACTTAAAAGGTGTATCTCCAGGATTTTTTTGGCGAGTAACATGCTCAAATTGCCTTCCATGTTTAGCCACAAAACTTGCTAGCTTGTCGGCAACTTTCTTCACTGTAGGATCACTTGGTGAAGGTGGTGCTGCATATCACTTATAAAACTGATTAATACCAAGAGCATGAACAAGTGAATGCAAATTACTCTTGCAGCAGGCTGCTACATATTCCAATTCTTTCATTGAACATCTCTTCCACCAATGTTGAAAGGTATTAAAGGTATACACTGCATTCATGAGACAAGAAATTTTCAAGAGTGCTTTGTACTCTACATCTGAAGAAGTCCAAGTTTTACAAGAGATCTAAACTCACGGTC
This region includes:
- the LOC120086020 gene encoding SURP and G-patch domain-containing protein 1-like protein; translation: MDKGMPPTLFVNDGSFMERFKQLQQKNGEKDKDKGATSEEPKPIKIIAGTSIPHNASSKTSMQFKGGEIRKTAPTGKLSFSLKQKSKLVAPSVKLGEDEDEDESDLVDASDHLPEKRQKLGPQDVTEQPVIQSGDAPPSPSDPTVKKVADKLASFVAKHGRQFEHVTRQKNPGDTPFKFLFDESSADYKYYEYQLAQEEKALSQTIELKSSNDGGSVLTSKPRTGFQKSLQQSSSSNYQTPASALYEPSEDSRTSVGSSNATPWPERTGEVRPPPSGDPIAMMEFYMKKAAREERMRQPKQSKDEMPPPASLQASALGKRGHHMGDFIPHEELEKFLATCNDASARKYSREAADKAKIQADNVGHRLLSKMGWKEGEGLGSSKSGIADPIMAGDVKTNNLGVGAHQPGEVTPEDDIYEQYKKRMMLGYRYRPNPLNNPRKAYY